A window of Haliscomenobacter hydrossis DSM 1100 contains these coding sequences:
- a CDS encoding transglutaminase-like domain-containing protein, translating into MKLKIACELDYQTPNNTPLIFLLRLRSGGDQTVIEEEFMVEPQVPVTEYLDLYGNYCQRLISPMGLFSIKTSAVVETQDSVEVDFNANFVLIQDLPEEALIYLLPSRYCESDKLLSKASEIIQNLSTGYEMVEAIRQWVRANIQYEYNYSTPSTSAMDTLNIQYGVCRDMSHLAIALCRSINIPTRFMVGYLHELEPMDLHAWFEAYLNGKWYVFDATQQVTTGGRVVLAYGRDAADVATMTHFGDIQLNNMLVQVERVGD; encoded by the coding sequence ATGAAATTAAAAATTGCTTGTGAACTCGATTATCAAACACCCAACAACACCCCACTCATTTTTCTACTAAGGCTTCGTTCAGGGGGAGATCAAACAGTTATTGAAGAGGAATTTATGGTAGAACCGCAAGTGCCAGTCACGGAGTACCTGGATCTCTATGGCAATTATTGCCAACGCTTGATTTCCCCGATGGGTTTGTTTTCCATCAAAACCAGTGCGGTAGTTGAAACACAAGATTCCGTTGAAGTTGATTTCAACGCAAACTTTGTTTTGATCCAGGATTTGCCCGAGGAAGCCCTGATTTATTTGTTGCCCAGCCGGTATTGTGAGTCCGACAAATTGCTCAGTAAAGCCTCTGAAATCATTCAAAATTTGTCCACGGGCTACGAAATGGTGGAAGCGATTCGACAATGGGTACGCGCCAACATCCAATACGAATACAACTACAGTACGCCCTCGACCTCTGCCATGGATACCTTGAATATTCAATACGGGGTTTGTCGAGATATGTCCCATTTGGCCATTGCGCTGTGCCGCAGCATCAACATCCCCACACGGTTTATGGTCGGATACCTGCATGAATTGGAACCCATGGATTTGCACGCCTGGTTTGAAGCGTATTTGAATGGGAAATGGTACGTTTTTGATGCTACCCAACAGGTTACTACCGGAGGCAGGGTAGTTCTCGCCTATGGCCGAGATGCTGCTGATGTTGCAACCATGACCCATTTTGGAGACATTCAATTGAACAATATGTTGGTACAGGTAGAGCGAGTGGGGGATTAA
- a CDS encoding MauE/DoxX family redox-associated membrane protein has product MKMFKLVLTYLFGVLLILGGISHFMNPLMYAGFFPEFAMNDVINVLAGIVEIGLGVGVFIPRFRPMATLGILVLMLLFLPLHIIDVFRANPAVGTFQNALIRLPLQFVLILWAWFISRK; this is encoded by the coding sequence ATGAAAATGTTTAAACTCGTATTGACCTATCTATTTGGTGTCCTGCTGATTTTGGGCGGCATTTCGCACTTCATGAATCCATTGATGTATGCCGGGTTTTTTCCTGAATTTGCAATGAATGACGTCATCAATGTTTTGGCTGGGATTGTAGAAATTGGCCTGGGTGTTGGCGTTTTTATTCCGCGCTTCCGGCCAATGGCCACGCTGGGCATTCTGGTACTGATGCTGTTGTTTTTGCCCTTACACATCATCGATGTATTTAGAGCAAATCCGGCAGTGGGAACATTTCAAAATGCTTTGATCCGGCTGCCCCTTCAATTTGTGTTGATTTTGTGGGCCTGGTTCATCAGTAGAAAATAG